A single Streptomyces mirabilis DNA region contains:
- a CDS encoding TetR/AcrR family transcriptional regulator → MESEDVTAADGHRERIVVAAARLLAEGGPDAVSTRAVSAAAGVQPPTIYRLFGDKEGLLDAVVAHGFTAYLTSKTARKPTDDPVEDLRAGWDLHVGLGLANPALYTLMYGRYRPGTPSPAALAAFGVLAEHIRRVAEAGRLRVPEDRAADLVHAAGCGTTLTLIATPEDRRDPELSRTAREAVIAAIATDAPAAPAPGPVAAAVTLRAVLPQTDALTAPERGLMEEWLNRIADPD, encoded by the coding sequence ATGGAGAGTGAGGACGTCACCGCGGCGGACGGGCACCGTGAACGCATCGTCGTGGCCGCCGCCCGGCTGCTGGCCGAAGGCGGGCCGGACGCGGTCTCCACCCGGGCGGTGAGCGCCGCGGCGGGCGTGCAGCCACCGACCATCTATCGGCTCTTCGGCGACAAAGAGGGCCTGCTCGACGCGGTCGTCGCCCACGGCTTCACCGCGTACCTGACCAGCAAGACCGCCCGGAAACCCACCGATGACCCGGTCGAGGACCTTCGCGCCGGCTGGGATCTGCACGTCGGCCTCGGCCTGGCCAACCCGGCGCTGTACACCCTGATGTACGGCCGGTACCGCCCCGGCACGCCCTCGCCTGCGGCGCTCGCCGCCTTCGGGGTCCTCGCCGAGCACATACGGCGCGTCGCCGAGGCGGGCCGGCTGCGCGTCCCCGAGGACCGCGCCGCGGACCTCGTCCACGCGGCCGGCTGCGGTACGACGCTCACGCTCATCGCCACCCCCGAAGACCGCCGCGACCCGGAGCTGTCCCGCACCGCCCGCGAGGCGGTCATCGCGGCGATCGCCACGGACGCCCCTGCCGCGCCCGCACCCGGGCCCGTCGCGGCCGCCGTCACCCTCCGGGCCGTACTCCCGCAGACCGACGCGCTGACGGCACCGGAACGCGGCCTCATGGAGGAGTGGCTCAACCGAATCGCCGACCCGGACTGA
- the thiD gene encoding bifunctional hydroxymethylpyrimidine kinase/phosphomethylpyrimidine kinase, with translation MPANKPTAPPRVLTIAGSDSGGGAGIQADLKTMLALGAHGMSVLTAVTAQNSLGVQGAWELPAEAVRAQYRSVVDDIGVQAVKTGMLASPLLVETVAELLSDVGAPVVVDPVSVSKHGDRLLADDALDAVRTALLPLATVATPNLDETAELTGIKATGERDMCRAAEQLLSYGPRWVLVKGGHLPGEAVDLLTDGTEQHWFRAPRHDNRHTHGTGCTLASAIAVGLAQGRAVPEAVRLAKEYVTGAIAAGFALGSGLGPVDHGWRTRA, from the coding sequence ATGCCCGCGAACAAGCCGACCGCCCCGCCCCGCGTCCTGACCATCGCCGGATCGGACTCCGGGGGCGGCGCCGGCATCCAGGCCGACCTGAAGACCATGCTCGCGCTGGGCGCGCACGGGATGAGCGTGCTCACCGCCGTCACCGCGCAGAACTCCCTCGGCGTACAGGGAGCCTGGGAGCTTCCCGCCGAGGCGGTGCGCGCGCAGTACCGCAGCGTCGTGGACGACATCGGTGTGCAGGCCGTGAAGACCGGCATGCTCGCCTCGCCCCTGCTCGTCGAGACCGTGGCCGAACTGCTCTCGGACGTCGGCGCGCCCGTGGTGGTGGACCCGGTGAGCGTCTCCAAGCACGGCGACCGGCTGCTGGCGGACGACGCGCTGGACGCCGTACGGACCGCCCTGCTGCCGCTGGCGACGGTGGCCACCCCGAATCTCGACGAGACCGCCGAGCTGACCGGGATCAAGGCCACCGGTGAGCGGGACATGTGCCGGGCCGCGGAACAACTGCTGTCGTACGGGCCACGCTGGGTCCTGGTGAAGGGCGGCCACCTGCCCGGCGAGGCCGTCGACCTGCTGACCGACGGCACCGAACAGCACTGGTTCCGGGCCCCGCGCCACGACAACCGCCATACGCACGGCACCGGTTGCACCCTGGCCTCGGCCATCGCGGTGGGGCTGGCGCAGGGGCGGGCGGTGCCGGAGGCGGTGCGGCTGGCGAAGGAGTACGTCACCGGCGCGATCGCGGCGGGATTCGCCCTGGGCTCGGGCCTCGGACCGGTCGACCACGGCTGGCGGACACGCGCCTGA
- a CDS encoding purine-cytosine permease family protein → MSLPYARNARGEVAVGGPQGVFDGRMPTAPGDLHVEARGIAPVPEDHRYGGPGRLFTVWFAPNLTMTGVFTGTVGIALGLDFSTALAAVVLGTLLGAVPTAYLGTWGSQTGAGQLPLARLAFGRAVVVPGALQWLSSIAWDALIGLFGGDALAQLCGWPFWLGVLVMMAAQGALGVLGYEAIHRLQSVMTFALAAAFVALTVKLLSGAHTTPAATAHGADRAGAFILTCTIALSLALSWAPYASDFSRYLPRTASRPRMFWYTLAGVSVSFVAVQALGLWGAAVFTDQTARGVDTLLGGGALGAFGLLAVALAALSSNAMNDYSGSLALQTMGVRLPRPAAAALAAVLGFPLVLWMHAADTTARFQNVLLFVGYWIPGFVAIVAVDWLARARARGGAPVDLAAESARPRPCWPALVAFVAAFAAAVPFMSTSLYVGPVAHALHGADTAYGVAFVAALLVYAPLRLRLRR, encoded by the coding sequence ATGTCGTTGCCGTATGCCCGTAACGCTCGCGGCGAGGTGGCCGTAGGAGGCCCGCAGGGCGTTTTCGACGGGCGGATGCCCACCGCCCCGGGGGACCTGCACGTCGAGGCGCGTGGAATCGCCCCGGTCCCGGAGGACCACCGCTACGGCGGCCCCGGCCGTCTGTTCACCGTGTGGTTCGCCCCCAACCTGACCATGACCGGCGTGTTCACCGGCACCGTCGGCATCGCGCTCGGCCTGGACTTCTCCACCGCGCTCGCCGCCGTCGTGCTGGGCACCCTCCTGGGGGCGGTACCGACCGCGTACCTCGGCACCTGGGGGAGCCAGACCGGCGCCGGACAGCTGCCGCTCGCCCGACTCGCGTTCGGCCGGGCCGTGGTCGTCCCCGGCGCCCTGCAGTGGCTGTCGTCCATCGCCTGGGACGCGCTGATCGGCCTCTTCGGCGGGGACGCGCTGGCCCAGCTGTGCGGCTGGCCGTTCTGGCTGGGCGTGCTCGTCATGATGGCGGCGCAGGGGGCGCTCGGCGTCCTCGGCTACGAGGCGATCCACCGGCTCCAGAGCGTGATGACCTTCGCGCTCGCCGCCGCGTTCGTGGCCCTGACCGTGAAGCTCCTGAGCGGCGCCCACACCACCCCCGCCGCAACCGCCCACGGCGCCGACCGGGCCGGGGCCTTCATCCTGACCTGCACCATCGCGCTCAGCCTTGCGCTGTCGTGGGCCCCGTACGCGAGCGACTTCAGCCGCTATCTGCCGCGCACGGCGTCCCGCCCGCGCATGTTCTGGTACACCCTGGCCGGCGTCAGCGTGTCCTTCGTGGCCGTCCAGGCGCTCGGACTGTGGGGCGCGGCCGTCTTCACCGACCAGACCGCCCGCGGCGTCGACACCCTGCTCGGCGGGGGCGCCCTCGGCGCGTTCGGCCTGCTCGCCGTGGCGCTCGCCGCACTGAGCAGCAACGCCATGAACGACTACAGCGGCTCGCTCGCCCTGCAGACCATGGGCGTACGGCTGCCGCGCCCGGCCGCCGCCGCGCTGGCCGCCGTCCTGGGCTTCCCGCTCGTGCTGTGGATGCACGCCGCCGACACCACGGCCCGCTTCCAGAACGTCCTGCTGTTCGTCGGCTACTGGATTCCCGGGTTCGTCGCGATCGTCGCCGTCGACTGGCTCGCCCGGGCCAGGGCCCGCGGCGGCGCACCCGTCGACCTGGCCGCCGAGAGCGCCCGCCCGCGTCCGTGCTGGCCCGCGCTCGTGGCGTTCGTCGCCGCCTTCGCCGCCGCGGTGCCGTTCATGAGCACCAGCCTGTACGTCGGCCCCGTCGCGCATGCCCTGCACGGCGCCGACACCGCCTACGGGGTGGCATTCGTCGCGGCCCTGCTGGTCTACGCCCCGCTGCGCCTGCGCCTGCGCCGCTGA
- a CDS encoding NAD(P)H-binding protein, whose protein sequence is MIIVTGANGALGRLITERLLERVPSERIGVSVRDPGKAGELEDRGVRVRQGDFGDPASLADAFEGAQQVLVVSTDSTGVDAVHHHRTAIEAAAAAGAKRILYTSHMGSDPSSPFAPMRDHAATEAALRESGVPFTSLRNGFYASSAVMLLGHALETGELAAPEDGPVAWTAHADLAEAAALVLTGEGLDGTTPALTGPESLDLADIAAIATRLTGREVRRVVVSDADYRASLLARGLPEAGADLLLGLFAASRQGRFTPADPTLGRLLGRPTTALADVLKTTITPTG, encoded by the coding sequence ATGATCATCGTCACCGGCGCCAACGGCGCACTCGGCCGGCTGATCACCGAGCGGCTGCTGGAGCGCGTCCCCTCCGAGCGGATCGGCGTCAGTGTGCGCGACCCGGGGAAGGCAGGAGAGCTCGAAGACCGGGGCGTGCGCGTCCGCCAGGGCGACTTCGGCGACCCCGCGAGCCTCGCGGACGCCTTCGAGGGCGCCCAGCAGGTCCTCGTCGTGTCGACGGACAGCACCGGCGTGGATGCCGTCCACCACCACCGCACCGCCATCGAGGCCGCGGCGGCAGCCGGAGCCAAGCGCATCCTCTACACCAGCCACATGGGCTCGGACCCGTCCTCCCCCTTCGCTCCGATGCGCGACCACGCCGCCACCGAGGCGGCGCTCCGGGAGTCCGGGGTCCCCTTCACCTCGCTGCGCAACGGCTTCTACGCCTCCTCAGCCGTGATGCTGCTGGGCCACGCGCTCGAGACGGGCGAGTTGGCCGCGCCGGAGGACGGACCGGTCGCCTGGACGGCCCACGCCGACCTCGCCGAGGCGGCGGCGCTCGTGCTCACCGGCGAGGGCCTCGACGGGACGACACCCGCGCTCACCGGCCCCGAGTCGCTCGACCTGGCGGATATCGCGGCGATCGCCACGCGGCTCACGGGCCGCGAAGTCCGCCGGGTGGTCGTCTCCGACGCCGACTACCGCGCGAGCCTGCTCGCCCGCGGTCTGCCCGAGGCCGGCGCCGACCTGCTCCTCGGCCTGTTCGCCGCGAGCCGACAGGGACGGTTCACTCCGGCCGACCCCACGCTGGGCCGCCTGCTCGGCCGCCCCACGACGGCCTTGGCGGACGTCCTGAAGACAACGATCACGCCGACCGGCTGA